A section of the Equus caballus isolate H_3958 breed thoroughbred chromosome 21, TB-T2T, whole genome shotgun sequence genome encodes:
- the LOC138919908 gene encoding olfactory receptor 5T1-like, which produces MPGFPSDVDLCMIQVKNMTEVTTFILTGFTGDFDVQVFLFLLFLAIYLFTLIGNLGLIILVIRDSQLHNPMYYFLSVLSFLDACYSSVVTPKMLINFLSENKTISFLECAAQMFFDVTFGTTECFLLAAMAYDRYVAIYNPLLYSVSMSPRVYVPLIIASYLCGILNASVHTGATFSLTYCASNEIRYFFCDIPPVLAISCSDTHTNQLLVSYFTSIIEMVTIMIVLVSYGFILLAILRMHSAEGRRKIFSTCGSHLIGVSSYYGTVFCIYVRTSSSYSLDQDMIVSVFYTIAIPMLNPIIYSLRNKDVKEATKRAFGKNWFLNKVYSSH; this is translated from the coding sequence atgcCAGGGTTCCCATCAGACGTAGATTTATGCATGATCCAGGTGAAGAATATGACTGAAGTTACCACGTTTATATTGACGGGCTtcacaggtgattttgatgtgcaagtcttcctgtttttgctattTCTAGCAATCTATCTTTTCACTCTCATAGGGAATCTGGGATTGATTATATTGGTCATTAGGGATTCCCAGCTGCACAACCCTATGTACTATTTTCTGAGTGTGTTATCATTCTTGGATGCCTGCTATTCTTCAGTTGTCACCCCAAAAATGTTGATCAATTTCCTGTCAGAGAACAAAACTATTTCATTCCTTGAATGTGCAGCACAGATGTTTTTTGATGTTACTTTTGGGAccactgaatgttttctcttggCTGCAATGGCATATGATCGCTATGTAGCAATCTACAACCCTCTGTTGTATTCAGTTAGCATGTCACCCAGAGTCTACGTGCCACTCATCATTGCTTCCTATCTTTGTGGCATTTTGAATGCTTCAGTGCACACAGGGGCCACATTTAGCCTAACTTACTGTGCATCCAACGAAATTAGATATTTCTTTTGTGACATCCCTCCAGTCCTCGCTATTTCTTGTTCTGACACTCACACAAACCAGCTTCTAGTCTCCTACTTTACGAGCATTATTGAGATGGTCACTATCATGATTGTCCTGGTTTCCTATGGTTTCATTCTCTTGGCCATTCTGAGGATGCATTCTGCTGAAGGGAGACGAAAAATCTTTTCTACATGTGGCTCTCACTTAATTGGAGTATCCAGTTACTATGGAACAGTCTTCTGCATATATGTGAGAACAAGTTCCAGTTACTCTTTGGACCAGGACATGATAGTGTCTGTGTTTTACACCATTGCCATTCCCATGCTGAATCCCATCATCTACAGTTTAAGGAACAAAGATGTAAAAGAGGCAACGAAAAGGGCTTTTGGGAAAAATTGGTTTCTCAATAAAGTATACTCTTCACACTAA